The nucleotide window GGAGAATGCCACACAGCCGGGCCAGACTGGGCCTCTGTAGGGAAGGGTCCCAAAAAGCAAGGAGCAGACCTTTAGCCTAAGTTGGGACAGGCCCCAGCTAGAGAGGGACTGACTTCCAAGGGCATCGCCATTAAAGGAGAGCAGGAAAGTTGTTTTGTCAATCGCCTGCTCTTGGCTCCATCAGAACTTAAAGTCGCTGGACATTTTTCTTCGCCTGCTGCCTTGGAGCAGCGTGCCTGCCAACTTAGTCAGCTGAATCCAATTACTGCGAGCAGCATTTCATTTGGCCCCATGGAGCACTCACTTATAACTTCCCCGAAAATTTCAATAATCCGCACCAAGGCTCCCTATCCTAAagactttttggggggggggatgctggtgggggttggggtatAGGGCTGGGTCTGCCTCAGACCAGCTCTTCACTGACAGCTCACAGATAGGGCTACCTCCTGCTCCCCCAGTTTCTGGCTGTGGAAAGGGTACTTGAGCTGGTGGACCAGAGCCAGCCGGGTTCAGCCTGCGATTCTGGGCAAGCAGGAGGCTGATATTGGGCCTGGGCTGGACAGTGGGTGGGCTGAGCAGGAAACAGCTTGAGAAGGCAGCGGGGATTCTGGGTGGCCCAACTTTGTCCCCCTtggggtcctttttctttttcccttcccaagCCTCCTGCACCAGAGCACAGGGTGCATGGGGCATCTCAGAGCACCCAGGAGCACACTTACCCTGTTCCTCCATGGCTGGGAAAACAAAAGCTACAGGCAGCACAGGGCTGGCCCTGGTGGCCTCCCAATTTAGCTCTCTTCTGAGGGGAAGATCCTACTTTCAAAGaaccctcttttaaaaataaaataaaataaaacagtcaaGCGGCAGAAGTTGATGTCCGATCCCATGAATGTATCATATAAAGTGGCTTCGGGGTCCACCAGTCAGGTTCTAGGACCTGGGTAAAGTGTGTCCCTGCTGCACAGCCCTCCgggccgccccccccaccccgccccgggcCTGAGACTGGCTTGGAAGCTCAAGCCCCCGGCGCGATATTAGGAGCCCTACCAGGCCGGGATCTCTCTGAGGCGCTTCCGTTGGGTGTTCATTAAGGGGTGAGTTATTGCCGTGTGAGCCAAAGGTCACTTCAAAGGCTTATGGCTTCGTGCTCTGGTCTTTAGAAGGGACCAGATCGCTTTGTGTGGGGCTTTCTCCTGCATGGTTTAGTGTTTGCAAACTACTGAGTCGACAAATTGCACAGGGCAGATGCAAGAGGGGGGATTGTGACTCTCCTTTGGCCTGACCTGAACAGGCACCCATTAGGCACCCACAGTGGTGGGCAGCTTGGGTCTGCTTCTGGGTGAAGGTGGAAGGGATGTTTGTTTCTTGGATGGTTTGCAGCCTAATCCCTACCCAGGAGTGGGTGAGCAGCCCAGGCCAGGAATATGGTGGGTACCTactgtaataaaataaattcaggggAACCATTCAAGATACAACGTACAAACCAGGAAATAGTGCCCAGCTCCCTTTCCGCTGGGGCTGAGTAGGACAGCCATTGACTAGGACCTACCCAGGCCCATCCACatattcctcctcttctttctgggGCCCTATTCGGTAGCCTTCCTCACGCCCTAATTCTGCAAATTCTCTTTCACTCCTAGGAGGGTGGGCTTGGCCTGGGGGATTAGGGCACATAGCGTACTTAGAGCCTGGTTGACACAGGAGGAGAGAATTAATTCACCTTGTGCCTTTGACTCACTTATCCCATCCCCTGCCTGAGGATCTGGCATTTTCCTCAGGTCAGagctcttccttccctcatcccgCCAAAGACTTTGTGTTAAAGTCCACTCATTCTCTAGAAGCCAATCAAGTCTCCTTTCTGCCTGGGAGAAGGTGCCTGGAATGACTGTGGGTAACATATATAATAGTCACATTGATTAAGACACCCTTAAAAGGGGTAAAGCCTCTCAACATGTTTGGGTAAGAAAGAAGCAACTGCCACTGAGAGTTTTCCATTTTGTTCCAGATCTGCCTCAACAGAATATCAAAAGGAACCCGAAGAACCTAAAAAGAGTTACCGACAAAAtttgagaacacacacacacacacacacacacacacacacacacacacacacaaattgtgGTGAGtagtgtgatttaaaaaaaaaataataatttccacTACATTTCCATCTGTCCTACAACTCAAGGTAGCCATCTCAGGATTCATACATCAAGACATAAAACAAAGGGCGGCTTTGAAGTGGATCACCTCAGTGTGAACTGCTGCCCGTTACATGATAACCGATCATCGGCCTTCAAATTTATGGTCCTTTAATGGGGTGAACCCAGTGCCTTAAATGCAGGGTGTATTACGTATTGAGTTATCTGGGCTAAATAAGAATGATTTAGAAGGCGCGCTCAGAACTTCCCATAGGGCAGAAGAGGCTCAGGCTGAGAGCTGGAAAGAACTCGGGCAGAAAGCTGTCCCAGCTCTGCAGCAAATATAGCCCCACGGAGCAAACCCGAAAAGGGGTGGTTTCGGAATCCCGAAGTAGCAAAGCCAACAGGGAGCAAGAATCGTTGCTATGTTCCAGCGCATTAACGGGGATGCCCAGCAAGAGTCTGGTCCGCCAAAAAGAGATCTGTGGGCTTCCGAGGCCCCTGGCTTAGGAAGAAACGGGGAGAGGAACCAAGGCCAACTGGAACCTTAGAAACGTTTGAGACAACAGAAACAACCGGCAAACCATCgcctcccccttctctttcaACTTGCCCTGACTCTACCAGTCCATAATTTACTGCGACCACAGACCAAGTCCCAGCCCGGCGACTgccgccccttccctccccaagccCTTCGGTGTGTTCACGGCCCCGGCGGGCGAGCGAGCGCCGGGCGGGCCTCCTCGCATCCAGCGAGCCTCCCGGCGTCCCCAGGCAGCGGCGGGCAGCAGGTCTTCGGCCCCCAgcgaggcagcgcgcgtcccgtCCCGGCAGAGCTGCTCCGAGAGGCGGGCAGTGGCCACTTTATATAGTCCCCCTGCTCGCGGGGCGCGGGGCCGGCCAAAGTGCGGAGTAGGGAATTCTTTTGCTGCTCTTCCTCCTACGCGGAGCCTGTTTTCCACTTCTGAAAAGTGCCGGGCCTTgggaagtgtttttcttttcattccttacTGAAGCGTTTACTGCCGCCTTGCTTGCAGTCATAAATTTTGTTACAAACCACAATGACAGGTGCATTGATATGCACCGTGAGAGCTCCAGCTGCTTAATAACCCCGTCCCCTGGCCGCTGTGAGCGCCTTTTATTTATTCGGTATCATATTAGGTATTGATCCCGGGCAGAATTAAGTGCAGTGAGGAAGTATCAGGGCTCAGCGGCTTCAGACGCTCGGCGGGTGCGGCGGTCCAGCGCGGCCCAGGCGGCCGAGGGTGGTCGCTTTGAGGCCGCCTTCCTTCTGGCTGGGGACCCTTCGGCCGGCCCTGCACTCCCAGCCTGCGGTTGGGCCTCCGAGCTGAGCTGGGCAAGCTCCCGGGACCGCGAGAAAGGTCAAGCCGGATCCCAGTTTAGTGTCCGTACCCTAGAAGGGACCAGGGGTTGTGCCGGCGGGGTTCTGGGGAGGATGCCCAGGCCggaggggggggggaggttgaggggAAGAGGAATGAGAGAAAAGGGCAGCGAGGACTTCGCAGAACAACCCCTCCCCCTACAGGGGCTAGTCTTCACCCCAAGGCATTTGGGTCCCGGAGCAAAAATGAGCAGAGGTACCAAAGGGcggaaaaaagaaagcctttaaaaaaagggggggggtgatCGAAAAGATGAGCCACTGAACAGTTGACCATTGTCCAAGTGATTTATGACCCATTCCTGCTTTTTAGGTTCAAGCAGAGTTCACAAGGAGTAGGGATTTCTGGAAAgaaataagccttttttttttttttttaaaccaattttgTAACAATATTCTCCGGTTCTGTTTTAGGACAGTTGGTTTCTTTGGGACATTATAATATGGATGTGGGGGAAGGCTGCAAAGCCCTTCCTGGTGAGGAGAGGgctgctccccttgcttctgGGGCAATAGACATTGGGGTGTCATCGAATAGGCCTGGAAATTCCTTAAGACAATGAAAACAGATGCAGGAGAACAGGCGCTGAGGTTATTCATGAAGCTGCCAAGTATTTACACTTTTGAGGCCCAGTACACAGAGCTTCTTCAGGAATATGCCATAGgaacaaatatatatgtaaaccATCTGTTTCAAAGACCTGGTCAGTAGCCAAAGAAGCTACTTTAATGTGATTTGTCCACCTATTGAGATAAACTTAGTCAACCTGGgaggaaaggggggggggcatgtaTTTTGCTTCCACTGTTGTAAATGAAATGACAGAAGCAGCAGTGAGTTCTGGCGGTCTGAGTGTCAGATGTGACCATTTTGACATCCAGAGAGCCCATGGATTAAGACTAGAACTGGGATCCAAGAAAACTCCAGAAACAAATAAAGCTGGAATACCCAGTTCTTTGGCTTGGGGACAAACACATCAATATTAGTCACAGGATGGGGATGTAACTTTCCATTTGATATTCAGTAACTTTAATAGTCAGAGGATGAtctagaaaatgaatgaaagaaagattaAGACCAGCTTTGCTAGGTAGATATCTTAACTGAATACATTTaagaacaataaaagaaataattcctaaaaCACATCCTAGTATTCTGTTATCCCATTGAAAAGGGCCTGTGTCTTTACAAGATAAATGCCAGATTcccttatattttaaaacaaaaagggcaACAATACTACCAAACAAAGGCTAATCTGAAGAATTATTAAAATTGGGCTCTTTGGTGAAAGTGGAGGAGAAATGAGTGAATGGAAGAGTGGTTTTGATCCCAGTGGTCAAATCCATTAGGCCACATAAGTTGTCTAGACAATGTGGTCCATCATGATGACCATGATGGAAGCCTGGGGAGTTTTGAGGAAGGAAAGGTGCCTGAAAGAGGAGATCAAGAATGAAGACCAGGGAGCTGACCTATGAGTTTTCTTTATCAAGCAGACAAAAGTGGTTGAATGGTATTAGTTATACTTTAACTCCTTAGGAGTCTGGAGAAGGGGGTGGAGTGGGTGAGAAGGGAAACCCCCATTAAGAATCAGAGGACACAAAAGGGATagaatttttcttagtttttttttccttcttcttctaatTCTGGGTCCATTCATCATGGCATGAGAAGTTCTCTCATTGGTTGTAGAGTGGGTGGAGTTGGGCCGCAGAGgtcaataataatatatatttacacaatAGATGCAAGATAAAAATGATATAGTTATATTATAAAGCATCCTATGTTCTCCCATGCTTCatgcatttcaaattttaaaCCTCTTCACCCTTTCCAGTATCCATTTAAAAGTAGTAGAGGACAAAGtaaagactagaaaaatgtagATGAAAGAGAAGGAACATTTTCTAACCTCAAAATAAGTTTGGGAGTCTAAGTGTTCTTGGTTTTTATCTCCTAGTCCATTTCACAGGGCTGACCCACAGAGTTCACTGGGCGGATTCGCACCCTGTCACCAGAAAGTGGACTATCTGGGTCTTCATGAAAGATGCTGTGATTTTGAAATCAGGTGGGGGagatactttttcttctttttcttcctcctcgtcctcctcttcttcttcttcttttttgtttgtttgtttttttgagagttCTGGCTGTTCTGAGTGTGTTATagagctttcttttttcatcaaCGCCCTCGGGTGTGCCAGTGATTGACTGATTGACCCatacattcactcattcaacagcATTTACTGCACTTACTACAGACAGGGCACTAGGCTGGGTGTTAGGAATATATATAGATGAATAAGACACAGTTCTTGCCTGAAAGGAGCTCAAAGTACAGCGGGAGACTCAGCCATTAAAATGTATAAGGCCGTAAGTGCTTTTCTTAAAACTAAATTGACGatcttgaagaaagaaaatagtttctGGATGGAGAGGAAGCCCCTTCTCTTGGATAGAGTTGAGCTCAAGAGAAGGAAAGGTCTTTCCTTATGTTTATGGGAAATTCCTTCTAACTTTTGCAAGGTTCAAAAagctgaacttcataaaatctcagATGCTCCCCCTAGGAAGTGGGTAGGCAGCGGAGAGCACAGGCTAGTCCTTCTATATTGACTATCTTGTCATTTACAGTCCCTCTGGGGcctttcacttttcttctccACAGGTCACCTGGAGCCCGGGGCTACCCCAGCCCTCTCAGGATTCGGCAGACCTTGGAACTGGCGGTGAAAGAGACAGTGGTGGTCAATGTTATTTGAGCCGGGTCAACAGGCCCTGGAACTTCCTGAGTGCACGATGCAGAAGGCTGCTTACTATGAAAACCCAGGACTCTTCGGAGGCTATGGCTACAGCAAGGACACCTATGGCTATGGCACCCCCCATCAGCCTTACCCACCCCCTGCTGCTGCCAGCTCCCTGGACACTGATTACCCGGGCTCTGCCTGTTCCATCCAGAGTTCTGCACCTCTGAGAGCCCCAGCCCACAAAGGAACTGAACTCAATGGCAGCTGTATGAGGCCTGGCACTGGGAACAgccagggtgggggtggtggtagCCAGCCTCCTGGCCTGAACTCAGAGCAGCAACCACCACAACCCCCTCCTCCGCCACCAACCCTGCCCCCATCCTCGCCCACCAATCCTGGAGGTGGAGTGCCTGCCAAGAAGGCCAAGGGTGGGCCCAATGCTTCTGGCTCCTCAGCCACCATCAGCAAGCAGATCTTCCCCTGGATGAAAGAGTCCCGACAGAACTCCAAGCAGAAGAACAGCTGTGCCACTGCAGGTAGCTCTCTGAGGGGGCTCCTCCTAGGCTAAGTCCCCCCAGAATGACCCCAAGAAGCTAGCTCACCTAGGAAGCAAGAGACTTGGGGCTGCAAGTGCAGCTTTGGAGGCCATAGGTCTACACTTGTACTCATGCAGAAATGGCCTTTCTTCTTAGTGTCCCCGATAGGAGCCACACCCTTACAGGGACAGGGCGCTCCCTTCCAGGCTGCTGGTGCCATTGCTGGACAACTCCCACAGTTATGACTAGGTGGCCTTTTTCTTATATTGACCTTCTATCTGCTTTCTTGGGCTGCTGGTCATGACTTAACTCCTTCTTCCGTCTGACGGCTCCTCAAAACTTGAAGTCAGGTATTATGATTCTCCAAGCATGGGTTCTTATGTAGCCTAAATCACAGGAATCCCACTCCCTTTAATTAATAAAAACTAAAGTCTGTGGAGTGCTAATCTGGTTCCATGTTAACAACCAGGCTAAATGCTTTATAagcattatctaatttaattttcaaaaaaaccCCTTTGAAGTAGGTATATAACAgctccattttagagataaggaaactgtGAGTTGCCCAAGATCTCAAAGCCACAGAATGGCGCACTTGAATCCAACCAGAGCCTCCAAGACCTAGCCATGGTCTCTACTTGGTCTACCCCAGCTCAGTTCTCTCCATCCCAGCAAATCCATAATGGGAAGGGGCATATCCTAGGGGAAAAGGAAGTGCTCTGAAATGGGAGCAGCCTTGGGGTTCTCTTCCTGAAAAGGGAGATCCTAGAGTTGAGATCTTCTGTGGATCCATTCAGGATATGTGGAAGATGGGCAGGCCCAGGAGCTCTAAGGCCTGCTGCCTCTCTTCACTGCTGCTCTAAGGCCTGCAGCCTTTCTTGGTTCCTAAAATTTTCTGGTCTTGTGTCCTTTGATGCAGTTTATCTTCAGGTAGATGAATTTGGTTCCAGGTCTAGGGCTAGTTTGAGGCCTCAGATGTAGCTAGCTTGCTATCAAGTCTCTGGTTAGCCAGGATATCTCTGGGGCTGCAGCTCCTAGGGGGAAAGTGCCTTCTAGCTTGTAAACTTCTTCGGACCCTCCTTCCCAGCTACGAGCCCGGCCCCTCCTTCCCAGGAGAAATCCATTTGTACaaccagggagggagggacaagcTGCTGAGGGAGGTGGGTAATGGAAACCCAGGTTGAGACTGCTGCTTCTAGCCCTGAAATACTCAAAACGCACCCAGGCTGGCCTTGGAGCCCCGGAAACTGTGGGGCGGTATTTTTATGGTTTATTAGTTCCCTGATTTGGGGTGCAGAGCCCTTCGGTGCAGCTGAGCAGGAGTGAGGTGCCCATATCTCCACCCTCATTCTGTGCTTCCTGGAGTGCTTTGCCCAGGAGCCAGCCCCAGAGCAAGGGGGCGGAGGAGGGTGTCTTCGTCCCTTACCCCCCAGCAGAGGTTGGGAAGAGTGGTCAAAGGAGTCTGGCCCTTATTTAatgggggctgggagtgggggctAGGCCTTACCAGCGGCTACTAGTCTCTCATTAAACTCCTCCACAGCCTTAGCCTTAGGGACAGGATGATGGACTAGGCTGGAGGGGAAGAGGCGGCAGAGTGAATCGGACCTCAGAAGGCagattatgggggggggggagtttcaGGTGCAACTCATAGGTAGGACCGGGGCATGTGAGGTCCCGCTAGGAGCCTCACCTCTCAgacgcccctcccccactccagccaGCCAGCATTAAGGTTGGGGGACCgatggaagaagaaaagggagccAGGGAAGCACCCTGCTCCGGCCCTGGGTGCCCAACCCCCCTCTCCCGCTCAGCATCTCCTCTATCTTCCTTCCTGCCCAGGAGAGAGCTGCGAGGATAAGAGCCCGCCGGGCCCCGCGTCCAAGCGGGTGCGCACGGCATACACCAGTGCACAGCTggtggagctggagaaggaattCCACTTCAACCGCTACTTGTGCCGGCCGCGCCGCGTGGAGATGGCCAACCTGCTGAACCTCACGGAGCGCCAGATCAAGATCTGGTTCCAGAACCGGCGCATGAAGTACAAGAAGGACCAGAAGGCCAAGGGCATCCTGCATTCGCCCGCAGGTCAGTCCCCGGAGCGCAGCCCGCCGCTGGGCAGCGCCGCCGGCCACGTGGCCTACTCCGGCCAGCTCCCGCCCGTGCCCG belongs to Meles meles chromosome 9, mMelMel3.1 paternal haplotype, whole genome shotgun sequence and includes:
- the HOXD3 gene encoding homeobox protein Hox-D3, with amino-acid sequence MLFEPGQQALELPECTMQKAAYYENPGLFGGYGYSKDTYGYGTPHQPYPPPAAASSLDTDYPGSACSIQSSAPLRAPAHKGTELNGSCMRPGTGNSQGGGGGSQPPGLNSEQQPPQPPPPPPTLPPSSPTNPGGGVPAKKAKGGPNASGSSATISKQIFPWMKESRQNSKQKNSCATAGESCEDKSPPGPASKRVRTAYTSAQLVELEKEFHFNRYLCRPRRVEMANLLNLTERQIKIWFQNRRMKYKKDQKAKGILHSPAGQSPERSPPLGSAAGHVAYSGQLPPVPGLAYDAPSPPAFAKSQPNMYGLAAYTAPLSSCLPQQKRYAAPEFEPHPMASNGGGFASANLQGSPVYVGGNFVDSMAPASGPVFNLGHLSHPSSASVDYSCAAQIPGNHHHGPCDPHPTYTDLSAHHSSQGRLPEAPKLTHL